The Acidobacteriota bacterium genome includes a region encoding these proteins:
- the lpxD gene encoding UDP-3-O-(3-hydroxymyristoyl)glucosamine N-acyltransferase produces MPSLGELAEALGGRVEGDRELEIADLRNLGDAGKTDLAPFLSRRFRRAAADSSAAALLVPPGLEDPRARPLLIHDQPRHAMAELLDLLYPKDLPAPGVHPTAVVAEDSDIDPGATIGPYAVVGSGSRIAAAVLSAHVVVGEGCQIAAGCYLYPHVVLYPGTELGEGCEIHSGTVLGADGFGYASDARGHRKVPQVGRVVIEAGVEVGANAAIDRATLGETRIGAGSKIDNLVQIGHNSTLGEACILSGQAGLAGSTRLGKGVVFGGQSGATGHLEVGDGTQVAGKAAVMGSLPAGIKVAGIPAGDLGRWRRQVVLQSKLETMAKRLAELERRLSRRESESEVESGEES; encoded by the coding sequence GTGCCCAGCCTCGGGGAGCTGGCGGAGGCCCTCGGCGGTCGCGTCGAGGGCGACCGTGAGCTCGAGATCGCCGACCTGCGTAACCTCGGAGACGCCGGCAAGACCGATCTCGCGCCCTTCCTCAGCCGCCGCTTTCGGCGCGCCGCGGCCGACAGCTCGGCCGCGGCCCTGCTGGTTCCCCCGGGCCTCGAGGATCCTCGTGCCCGGCCTCTCCTGATCCACGATCAGCCGCGCCACGCGATGGCGGAGCTCCTCGACCTCCTGTATCCCAAGGATCTGCCGGCCCCTGGAGTTCATCCGACGGCGGTCGTCGCCGAAGACAGCGACATCGACCCCGGCGCCACCATCGGTCCCTACGCGGTGGTCGGGTCGGGCTCTCGCATCGCTGCCGCGGTGCTGTCGGCCCATGTGGTGGTGGGGGAGGGCTGTCAGATCGCTGCCGGCTGCTACCTCTACCCCCACGTCGTGCTCTATCCCGGCACCGAGCTTGGAGAGGGCTGCGAAATTCACTCTGGAACCGTTCTCGGAGCCGACGGATTCGGGTACGCTTCCGACGCCCGCGGCCATCGCAAGGTGCCGCAGGTCGGCCGGGTGGTGATCGAGGCCGGGGTCGAGGTCGGAGCCAACGCCGCGATCGATCGCGCCACCCTCGGGGAAACCCGTATCGGGGCCGGCTCCAAGATTGATAATCTGGTCCAAATAGGCCACAACTCAACGTTGGGGGAGGCCTGCATTCTGTCCGGGCAGGCCGGCCTCGCGGGGAGCACTCGCCTCGGCAAAGGGGTGGTCTTCGGCGGTCAGAGTGGTGCCACCGGACACCTCGAGGTGGGGGATGGCACCCAGGTCGCCGGCAAGGCCGCGGTCATGGGGTCGCTGCCGGCGGGGATCAAGGTTGCAGGGATCCCGGCCGGCGATCTCGGTCGCTGGCGCCGCCAGGTGGTTCTGCAGAGCAAGCTCGAGACGATGGCGAAGCGCCTCGCCGAGCTCGAACGACGACTGAGCCGTCGCGAGTCGGAAAGCGAAGTCGAGAGTGGAGAGGAGAGCTGA
- a CDS encoding OmpH family outer membrane protein, translating to MFQSTSPLVRLMIALLFVGFLAAGTASAQDMKIAVINTEKVLLESQTGKTALDELRTLTDSKQKEGETKQKELEELRKRLADGALSLSEDKLAELQRQAEDLTIELRRFQDDANRDLNKRREEILADIDRKVMPIITAYGKEQGLTMIFRKFESGLIFASEQVDITDAVIQRLDSGS from the coding sequence ATGTTCCAGAGTACTTCGCCCCTCGTGCGTCTCATGATCGCCCTGCTCTTCGTGGGTTTCCTGGCGGCCGGCACGGCCAGCGCCCAGGACATGAAGATCGCCGTCATCAACACCGAGAAGGTGCTGCTCGAGTCGCAGACCGGCAAGACCGCCCTCGACGAGCTGCGCACCCTCACGGATTCGAAGCAGAAGGAAGGCGAGACCAAGCAGAAGGAGCTCGAAGAGCTGCGTAAGCGCTTGGCCGACGGTGCCCTTTCCCTGTCCGAGGACAAGCTCGCCGAGCTGCAGCGCCAGGCCGAGGACCTCACCATCGAGCTGCGCCGCTTCCAGGACGACGCCAATCGCGACCTCAACAAGCGTCGTGAGGAGATCCTGGCCGACATCGACCGCAAGGTCATGCCGATCATCACCGCCTACGGCAAGGAGCAGGGCCTGACGATGATTTTCCGCAAGTTCGAGAGCGGCCTGATCTTCGCCTCCGAGCAGGTCGACATCACGGATGCGGTGATTCAGCGCCTCGATTCGGGTAGCTGA
- a CDS encoding Gfo/Idh/MocA family oxidoreductase, which translates to MADTLRCAVIGVGSLGYHHARILASMEGVELVGIFDTEPENAARAVNDHGTRAFDRLEDVADAAQVVVVAAPTVAHADLGAPLLERGIHVLVEKPMASSLAEADRLLAAAEKTPGTVLAVGHVEFYNPAVQALLALGQPSRFLEVQRLSTFTPRSLDVDVVLDLMIHDLQILHALDPSPIAEVRATGIDVLSPRIDIANVRIELESGAVANLTASRVSAERVRKLRVFQPQRYYSLDYQKQEIKGFRLEDGEALRKIVPDDQAVESREPLRAELEAFTAACRGETVPFVDGAQGRRALATALAITAAIAEQKT; encoded by the coding sequence ATGGCTGACACCCTGCGCTGCGCCGTCATCGGGGTCGGCTCTCTGGGCTATCACCACGCTCGCATCCTCGCCTCGATGGAGGGCGTGGAGCTGGTCGGAATCTTCGACACCGAGCCGGAGAATGCGGCGCGGGCTGTGAACGACCACGGTACCCGCGCCTTCGACCGCCTCGAGGATGTCGCCGACGCTGCCCAGGTGGTGGTGGTGGCGGCGCCGACGGTGGCCCATGCCGATCTCGGGGCTCCGCTCCTCGAGCGCGGCATCCACGTCCTGGTGGAGAAGCCGATGGCGAGCTCCCTCGCGGAGGCCGATCGCCTGCTGGCCGCCGCCGAGAAGACGCCCGGAACGGTGCTCGCCGTCGGCCATGTCGAGTTCTACAACCCGGCGGTTCAGGCTCTCCTCGCCCTCGGGCAGCCGTCCCGTTTTCTCGAAGTCCAGCGGCTGTCGACCTTCACGCCGCGCAGCCTCGATGTCGACGTGGTTCTCGACCTGATGATCCACGACCTGCAGATTCTCCACGCCCTCGATCCCAGCCCGATCGCGGAGGTCCGAGCGACGGGCATCGACGTCCTGTCCCCCCGGATCGACATCGCCAATGTCCGCATCGAGCTCGAATCCGGGGCGGTGGCCAATCTCACCGCCTCGCGGGTGTCGGCCGAGCGGGTTCGCAAGCTGCGGGTCTTCCAGCCCCAGCGCTACTACTCCCTCGACTATCAGAAGCAGGAGATCAAGGGCTTCCGACTGGAAGACGGGGAGGCCTTGCGGAAGATCGTGCCCGATGACCAGGCGGTGGAGTCGCGCGAGCCGCTACGCGCCGAGCTCGAGGCTTTTACCGCTGCCTGTCGCGGAGAGACGGTGCCCTTTGTCGATGGTGCGCAGGGGCGCCGGGCGCTGGCTACGGCGCTGGCGATCACCGCCGCCATCGCCGAGCAAAAGACCTGA
- the fabZ gene encoding 3-hydroxyacyl-ACP dehydratase FabZ — protein sequence MSAEDGPWDIRWVLSMLPHRYPILLVDRVLEMVAGERIVAIKNVTINEPFFAGHFPGHPVVPGVLLIEGLAQAGGCLVLHDHPDRDNKLLYFTSIEKAKFRRPVIPGDQVRYEVEILRFKPRFCRLAGRALVDGQVATEAVLSSAMVDR from the coding sequence GTGAGCGCCGAAGACGGCCCTTGGGACATTCGCTGGGTTCTGTCGATGCTGCCCCATCGCTACCCCATCCTGCTCGTCGACCGAGTGCTGGAGATGGTGGCCGGTGAGCGCATCGTGGCGATCAAGAACGTGACCATCAACGAGCCCTTCTTCGCCGGCCACTTTCCCGGCCATCCGGTGGTTCCGGGAGTGCTCCTGATCGAAGGGCTGGCGCAGGCCGGGGGCTGCCTGGTGCTGCACGATCACCCCGACCGGGACAACAAGCTGCTCTACTTCACCTCGATCGAGAAGGCCAAGTTCCGTCGGCCGGTGATTCCGGGGGACCAGGTGCGCTACGAGGTCGAGATTCTGCGCTTCAAGCCGCGCTTCTGCCGCCTCGCCGGGCGTGCCCTGGTGGACGGTCAGGTGGCCACCGAAGCCGTGCTCTCTTCGGCGATGGTCGACCGCTAG
- the mtnP gene encoding S-methyl-5'-thioadenosine phosphorylase gives MEKVRIGVIGGSGLYAMDGLEDLTERRLATPFGDPSDCYMLGHLDGVPVAFLPRHGRGHRLLPTEVNYRANIFGFKLLGVDWLISVSAVGSLREAYAPGHVVVPDQFFDRTRHRADTFFGEGLVAHVSLADPVSAALQGVLAAAAEEAGATVHRGGTYVCMEGPQFSTRAESHTYRQWGMDIIGMTNLQEARLAREAELSYATLAMVTDYDCWHESEEAVEVEAVLAVLRQNAVLGQETVRRAVAALSAPGAPSPDCSSALEFALVSDPSGVPEATLDKLRPIVGKYFER, from the coding sequence ATGGAGAAGGTACGGATCGGAGTGATCGGCGGGAGCGGACTGTACGCCATGGACGGTCTCGAGGACCTCACCGAGCGACGCCTGGCGACACCCTTCGGAGACCCTTCCGACTGCTACATGCTGGGCCACCTCGATGGCGTGCCGGTGGCCTTCTTGCCGCGCCACGGTCGCGGCCATCGGCTTTTGCCGACGGAGGTCAACTACCGCGCCAATATCTTCGGCTTCAAGCTTCTCGGCGTCGATTGGCTGATCTCCGTCAGCGCCGTCGGCTCGCTGCGGGAAGCCTACGCTCCGGGGCACGTGGTGGTGCCGGATCAGTTCTTCGACCGCACTCGTCATCGCGCCGACACCTTCTTCGGCGAGGGACTGGTGGCCCACGTCTCGCTGGCGGATCCGGTGAGCGCGGCTCTCCAGGGGGTGCTCGCGGCGGCCGCCGAGGAGGCCGGAGCGACGGTGCATCGGGGCGGTACCTATGTCTGCATGGAGGGGCCCCAGTTCTCGACCCGGGCGGAGTCTCACACCTACCGCCAGTGGGGTATGGACATCATCGGCATGACCAACCTCCAGGAGGCTCGCTTGGCGCGCGAAGCGGAGCTGTCCTACGCCACCTTGGCGATGGTGACGGACTACGACTGCTGGCATGAGAGCGAAGAGGCGGTCGAGGTCGAGGCGGTGCTCGCGGTGCTACGACAGAATGCCGTCCTCGGCCAGGAGACGGTGCGCCGGGCGGTGGCTGCCCTGAGCGCTCCGGGGGCTCCGTCACCGGACTGCAGCTCGGCCCTCGAGTTCGCCCTGGTCAGCGATCCCAGCGGCGTTCCCGAGGCCACCCTCGACAAGCTGAGACCGATCGTCGGCAAGTATTTCGAGCGATGA
- a CDS encoding adenine phosphoribosyltransferase, translated as MNDLKALIREIPDFPKPGILFYDITTLIEDPLGLRKTIDRFVWLFSQREIDKVVAIESRGFLFGPSVAYNLNAGFVPVRKPGKLPGETVGQSYDLEYGSDRLEMHAGAVAEGERVLIVDDLLATGGTAQATCNLVESQGGEVAGLGFIVELDFLAGRQRLEGYSVESLIHY; from the coding sequence ATGAACGACCTCAAGGCTCTGATTCGCGAGATCCCCGATTTCCCGAAGCCCGGCATTCTGTTTTACGACATCACGACCCTGATCGAGGATCCGCTCGGCCTGCGCAAGACCATCGACCGGTTCGTGTGGCTCTTCTCGCAGCGCGAGATCGACAAGGTGGTGGCGATCGAATCTCGGGGATTTCTTTTCGGACCGAGCGTGGCCTACAACCTCAATGCCGGCTTCGTGCCGGTGCGAAAGCCCGGCAAGCTACCGGGGGAGACGGTGGGGCAGAGCTATGACCTCGAGTACGGCAGCGACCGTCTCGAGATGCATGCCGGCGCCGTGGCCGAGGGGGAGCGCGTGCTGATCGTCGACGACCTGCTGGCCACCGGCGGCACGGCCCAAGCGACCTGTAACCTGGTGGAGAGCCAGGGAGGCGAGGTCGCGGGTCTCGGCTTCATCGTCGAGCTCGACTTCCTGGCTGGCCGCCAGCGCCTCGAGGGCTACTCCGTCGAGTCCCTGATCCACTACTGA
- the surE gene encoding 5'/3'-nucleotidase SurE — MSRVLVTNDDGVFSEGIRLLAESLESVAEVLVVAPDREQSASGHSLTLHRPLRLRKLEAGWYTVDGTPTDCVNLGVLHLLADDPPDLVVSGINFGANLGDDVTYSGTVSAAFEGNLLGIPSLALSQCIGEPFSFDAGARFARSMVARLLAAPLPEDLLLSVNFPPGELRGVRTTRLGKRRYEQTIVREKDPRGREHFWIAGTPVWADEEGTDHRAIAEGCVSVTPLHLDLTDYDGIEHFAGLAQQLSDGDLG, encoded by the coding sequence ATGAGCCGAGTTCTGGTCACCAACGACGACGGAGTTTTCTCCGAAGGCATTCGTTTGCTCGCCGAGTCGCTGGAGTCGGTGGCCGAGGTCCTGGTCGTTGCCCCGGATCGCGAGCAGAGCGCCTCCGGTCATTCCCTGACGCTGCATCGACCCTTGCGTCTACGCAAGCTCGAGGCGGGGTGGTACACGGTCGACGGCACGCCCACCGATTGCGTCAACCTGGGGGTGCTTCATCTGCTGGCCGACGACCCGCCGGATCTGGTGGTTTCGGGGATCAACTTCGGCGCCAATCTGGGAGACGACGTCACCTACTCGGGAACCGTCAGCGCCGCCTTCGAGGGCAATCTCCTCGGCATTCCGTCGCTGGCCCTCAGCCAGTGCATCGGCGAGCCCTTCAGCTTCGATGCCGGGGCGCGCTTCGCGCGCTCGATGGTGGCGCGGTTGCTGGCCGCTCCGCTGCCCGAGGACCTCCTGCTGAGCGTCAATTTCCCTCCCGGTGAGCTGCGCGGCGTGCGCACGACCCGTCTCGGCAAACGGCGCTACGAGCAGACCATCGTGCGCGAGAAGGATCCCCGCGGCCGGGAGCACTTCTGGATCGCCGGGACGCCGGTCTGGGCCGACGAGGAAGGCACCGACCATCGCGCCATCGCGGAGGGCTGCGTCTCGGTGACGCCGCTTCATCTCGACCTCACCGACTACGACGGCATCGAGCACTTCGCCGGCCTGGCGCAGCAGCTCTCGGACGGCGATCTCGGCTGA
- a CDS encoding YqaA family protein, whose amino-acid sequence METIKHWFEALKGALLELLHWVEGFADSPSGATALFFIAFAESSFFPIPPDVLLIPLCIGDPSRAFLFAGLCSAGSVLGGVAGYGIGRWGGRPLLQKLFKAERLESVERYFDRYNAWAIGIAGLTPIPYKVFTLSGGAFAINFRVFLVASILARSLRFFALATLLYFFGEPIREFIENYLDWLSLAFVVLLIAGFVFAGGGLRRASRDSEASPEEQS is encoded by the coding sequence ATGGAGACCATCAAGCACTGGTTCGAAGCCCTCAAGGGAGCTCTCCTCGAGCTTCTGCACTGGGTCGAAGGGTTCGCCGACAGCCCGTCCGGCGCTACCGCCCTGTTCTTCATCGCATTTGCCGAAAGCAGCTTTTTTCCGATCCCGCCGGATGTCCTGCTGATTCCCCTCTGCATCGGCGATCCCAGTCGGGCCTTTCTGTTCGCCGGCCTGTGCAGTGCCGGATCCGTTCTCGGGGGCGTCGCCGGCTACGGCATTGGCCGCTGGGGCGGACGGCCTTTACTGCAGAAGCTATTCAAGGCGGAGCGCCTCGAGTCCGTCGAGCGCTACTTCGACCGCTACAACGCCTGGGCCATCGGCATCGCCGGGCTGACCCCGATTCCCTACAAGGTGTTCACCCTTTCCGGCGGCGCCTTCGCGATCAACTTCCGGGTTTTCCTGGTCGCCTCGATCCTGGCACGCAGCCTTCGTTTCTTTGCCCTGGCGACCTTGCTGTACTTCTTCGGAGAGCCGATTCGAGAGTTCATCGAGAACTATCTCGACTGGCTCAGTCTGGCCTTTGTCGTGTTGCTGATCGCGGGCTTCGTTTTCGCCGGCGGTGGCTTGCGACGAGCCTCCCGAGACTCGGAAGCGTCCCCCGAGGAGCAATCCTGA
- a CDS encoding asparagine synthase-related protein, with the protein MKPASASGLPFEDPIRIARETPRSGFALLFRRNGRPAEERGLEASADLLGGTGPDGRGAWSQGPFAAIQHAHWTTDEEIDSVVPFVSPGSGVVILFQGRLDNRPELSASATESDAAVVARAYERWGEAAFERFLGPFALALYEPRDKRLLLARDPLGSRALFCHRRSDLLIAATEELAIIGHPEVEMELDRQRMSQFFAVRELTGRRTFFQGVEQLLPGEILAITGDDEKATRWWPFVPHAAPLRASPRVRAEAFRGTVAEAVRCRLRSRSRTAVSLSGGLDSTALAALAAEIGPPPLAVSWTFDRFPRCDERTYTRPLIAAHSLPFREVLCDDAGPLTELPSWPLHPTTPEQNAYRRFHQRSYAAIADAGLSVQLSGMLGDQLYGGTERWLWELLRSGRFATAARASVGAGGARRLAGAGLPPRVAARLRRRSDAPPWLTAEARRTLPAEPPWPQEAARSRRPTQYLRLLELMNGHGFAVERFFAARHGVEVRYPLHDRRVVELALRLPTEDLRWRGQGRPVIRRALRGRVPDEILNRRDKTSFELVFWDALEQAPTEALLAAEDASWQQWVRADWLDRARRRDRGSAGIVLWTCLCFQLWTARALPSLRAWKRRSISGRQ; encoded by the coding sequence TTGAAGCCGGCCTCGGCAAGCGGTCTTCCCTTCGAGGATCCGATTCGGATCGCCCGGGAGACTCCCCGGTCCGGCTTCGCCCTGCTCTTCCGACGCAACGGCCGCCCTGCCGAGGAGCGTGGCCTCGAGGCATCGGCCGATCTCCTCGGCGGCACCGGCCCGGACGGCCGTGGCGCCTGGAGCCAAGGGCCCTTCGCGGCGATCCAGCACGCCCACTGGACGACCGACGAAGAGATCGATTCGGTAGTGCCCTTCGTCTCGCCCGGGAGCGGCGTCGTGATCCTCTTCCAGGGCCGCCTCGACAATCGTCCGGAGCTCTCCGCCAGCGCGACCGAAAGTGATGCCGCGGTGGTCGCTCGCGCCTACGAGCGCTGGGGCGAGGCCGCCTTCGAGCGCTTTCTCGGACCGTTTGCGCTCGCCCTCTACGAGCCGCGGGACAAGCGCCTCCTGCTGGCTCGCGACCCCCTGGGGAGCCGGGCCCTTTTCTGTCACCGGCGATCGGATCTCCTGATCGCGGCCACCGAGGAGCTCGCCATCATCGGCCACCCGGAGGTCGAAATGGAGCTCGACCGCCAGCGGATGAGTCAGTTCTTCGCGGTCCGCGAGCTCACCGGCCGACGGACCTTCTTTCAGGGTGTCGAGCAGCTCCTTCCGGGAGAGATCCTCGCCATCACCGGGGACGATGAAAAGGCGACGCGCTGGTGGCCCTTCGTTCCCCATGCCGCCCCCTTGCGGGCCTCGCCGCGAGTTCGCGCCGAGGCCTTTCGCGGCACCGTCGCCGAAGCCGTCCGCTGCCGCCTGCGGTCACGCTCGCGCACCGCGGTGTCCTTGAGCGGCGGCCTCGACTCGACCGCCCTCGCCGCCCTCGCCGCCGAGATCGGCCCGCCGCCGCTGGCCGTGTCCTGGACCTTCGACCGCTTTCCTCGCTGCGACGAGCGGACCTACACCCGGCCTCTGATCGCGGCCCACTCACTGCCCTTTCGCGAAGTCCTCTGCGACGATGCCGGGCCGCTGACAGAGCTGCCCAGTTGGCCGCTGCACCCCACCACTCCGGAGCAGAACGCCTATCGACGCTTTCATCAGCGAAGCTACGCCGCGATTGCCGACGCCGGGCTCTCGGTCCAGCTCTCGGGCATGCTGGGAGATCAGCTCTATGGCGGCACCGAACGCTGGCTTTGGGAGCTGCTACGCAGCGGCCGCTTCGCCACCGCGGCGCGGGCCAGCGTCGGAGCCGGCGGAGCCCGCCGGCTCGCCGGAGCCGGCCTCCCGCCACGGGTCGCCGCCCGACTGCGACGACGCTCCGATGCCCCGCCGTGGCTCACCGCCGAGGCCCGCCGCACCCTTCCCGCAGAGCCACCCTGGCCCCAAGAGGCGGCGCGCTCGCGCCGACCGACCCAATACCTACGTCTGCTCGAGCTGATGAACGGTCACGGCTTCGCCGTCGAGCGCTTCTTCGCCGCCCGCCACGGTGTCGAGGTGCGGTATCCGCTGCACGACCGCAGGGTCGTCGAGCTCGCCCTGCGCTTGCCGACGGAGGATCTGCGGTGGCGCGGCCAGGGGCGACCCGTGATTCGCCGGGCCCTGCGCGGCCGAGTGCCGGACGAGATCCTCAACCGCCGCGACAAGACCTCCTTCGAGCTCGTCTTCTGGGACGCTCTGGAGCAGGCCCCCACGGAGGCCTTGCTGGCCGCGGAGGACGCCTCCTGGCAGCAGTGGGTGCGAGCCGACTGGCTGGACCGAGCGCGCCGACGGGACCGGGGCAGCGCCGGGATCGTGCTCTGGACCTGTCTCTGCTTCCAGCTCTGGACGGCGCGGGCTCTGCCCAGCCTGCGAGCCTGGAAACGCCGCTCGATCAGCGGTCGTCAGTAG
- the lpxA gene encoding acyl-ACP--UDP-N-acetylglucosamine O-acyltransferase has translation MASKIHPTAVIDSSAQLAEGVEVGAYAVIGPDVVIGEGCEIGSLASVQAATRLGRSNRVFPHACIGFEPQDLKFEGEDVFLEVGDGNHFREFCTIHRGTGVGGGVTRIGDDNLFMAYSHVAHDAQVGSRTVFVNGATLAGHVEVQDDATIGANSAVHQFCRVGRHAYIGGYSVITMDALPFVKTVGAKAACYGLNTVGLRRKGVARESIKRLEQALRLLLNSGLNTSQAVAAMGEDLEGDAEVDFLIDFVTSAKRGYVKALPGSRGDRGGRHG, from the coding sequence ATGGCGAGCAAGATTCATCCCACCGCGGTGATCGATTCTTCGGCGCAGCTGGCGGAAGGCGTCGAGGTCGGAGCCTACGCCGTCATCGGCCCCGATGTGGTGATCGGTGAAGGCTGCGAGATCGGCTCCCTGGCCAGCGTGCAGGCGGCGACCCGCCTCGGTCGCAGCAACCGAGTCTTTCCCCATGCCTGTATCGGCTTCGAGCCACAGGACCTGAAGTTCGAGGGCGAGGACGTTTTCCTCGAGGTCGGCGACGGCAACCACTTCCGCGAGTTCTGCACCATCCATCGCGGCACCGGCGTCGGCGGGGGAGTGACCCGGATCGGTGACGACAACCTGTTCATGGCCTACTCCCACGTCGCCCACGATGCCCAGGTCGGCAGCCGGACGGTGTTCGTCAACGGCGCCACCCTCGCCGGTCACGTCGAGGTCCAGGACGATGCCACCATCGGCGCCAACAGCGCCGTCCATCAGTTTTGCCGCGTCGGGCGGCACGCCTATATCGGGGGCTACTCGGTGATCACCATGGACGCCCTGCCGTTCGTCAAGACGGTCGGCGCGAAGGCCGCCTGCTACGGTCTCAACACCGTCGGACTGCGTCGCAAAGGAGTGGCGCGCGAGAGCATCAAGCGCCTCGAGCAAGCCCTGCGTTTGCTGCTCAATTCGGGCCTCAACACTTCGCAGGCGGTGGCGGCGATGGGCGAGGATCTGGAGGGCGACGCCGAGGTCGACTTCCTGATCGACTTCGTCACCTCGGCCAAGCGTGGCTACGTCAAAGCGCTGCCCGGTAGCCGCGGTGATCGCGGAGGTCGCCATGGCTGA
- a CDS encoding protein-L-isoaspartate(D-aspartate) O-methyltransferase, with protein sequence MPDYAYLRQRMVRKHIAARGVSDPRVLQAMAEIPRHDYVPEHLAAQAYGDHALPIGSNQTISQPYVVARMTELLAVEAEHSVLEIGTGSGYQTAILARLARRVYSLERVPELARRAIRRMRQLGLDNVKVQTFDGTVGWSDVAPFHRILVTAGAPAVPRPLIDQLGPGGRLLVPEGDRSGQRLTMYQKTAEGEIIRQTGEAVTFVPLVGRHGWPEL encoded by the coding sequence ATGCCCGACTATGCCTATCTGCGCCAGCGCATGGTGCGGAAGCACATCGCCGCTCGCGGGGTGTCCGATCCACGGGTGCTGCAGGCGATGGCGGAGATTCCTCGCCACGACTACGTGCCGGAGCACCTCGCCGCTCAGGCCTACGGTGATCACGCTCTGCCGATCGGGTCGAATCAGACCATCTCGCAGCCCTATGTGGTGGCCCGCATGACCGAGCTCCTGGCCGTCGAGGCGGAGCATTCGGTGCTCGAGATCGGCACCGGCTCGGGTTACCAGACCGCCATCCTGGCGCGCCTGGCACGCCGCGTTTACAGTCTCGAGCGGGTGCCGGAGCTGGCCCGCCGGGCGATTCGGCGGATGCGGCAGCTCGGCCTCGACAACGTCAAGGTGCAGACCTTCGACGGCACCGTCGGCTGGAGCGACGTGGCGCCCTTTCATCGCATCCTGGTGACCGCCGGAGCCCCGGCGGTGCCGCGCCCGCTGATCGATCAGCTCGGCCCCGGTGGACGTCTGCTGGTACCGGAAGGGGATCGCTCTGGCCAGCGACTGACCATGTATCAAAAAACTGCCGAAGGCGAGATCATCCGGCAGACCGGTGAGGCCGTGACCTTCGTGCCCTTGGTCGGGCGTCACGGCTGGCCGGAGCTCTGA